The genomic region AATGGTGACGGTAGAAACGATTTTCTGGTTTTTGACGATTTGGGCGAATCACCCAATAATTTTTTACAGATCTACGACCGCTATGGTCTTAAGGTATTCGAGGCCACAAATTATGTTGACGAATTTGGAGGAACTTCAAATGTGGATAATTTAGTCGTCAATCGAGCGGCGGGACTTCCAAACGGAGTATATTTTTATGTGATGAATCTGTTGGACCTAGAATTAAATTACCAGGGTTTTCTGTATTTGGATAGGTAAATGGCCAAATTCCAATTCATTGTACTTTTTTCGACCATTATAGGCCACATAATCTTTACAATTCAAGCAATTTATATAACAATGGTCTTATTTTTGAGTTATAGTTAAGATACTTATTCAAAATTACGGTTATGAAAAGAAGATCTTTTATCAAAATTGGCGGTTATTCCGGTTTGGCCTTGGGCATAGTACCACAATGGGCTTTCAACATCCAAGAAGAAGAATATTCGATCTTGGAACTCATGGGAAAAGCCGATATAGAACTGTTCGGTAAAGGTATCAATCTAAGAAAAGAGGCGCATGACGCTTTTCTTAAAATGAAGAGAGCCGCATATAGCGATGGTATCGACATCAAAATGATATCAAGCTACCGTAGCTTTGAACGGCAAATGGCCATTTGGGAAAGAAAATACATAACCTATACCGATGATGGCATGCAGCCTTTGGATGCCATCGATAAAATTATAGAGTACAGTACCGTTCCCGGTACCAGCAGGCATCATTGGGGAACGGATATTGATATTGTGGACGGGTATAGAAAAGTAGAGGGCGATGTACTTGTGCCCGAAAAATTTGGGGCAGGCGGTCCGTACGAACTTTTTAAGACCTGGATGGACGAGAATTCGACCGAATTCGGATATCATTTGGTATACACTAACGAGCCTAAAAGAAAAGGCTTCAAATATGAGCCTTGGCATTACAGTTACGCCCCATTATCGGTTCCTTTGCTTGACACGTTTAGAAGCAAGAACATAGCCATGGTCCTGCAAAAGGAAGAATTTGAAGGTACTGAACATTTCACTGCAGGTTTTTTACGTAACTATATCATAAACAATATTTTGGATATAAATCCTGAGCTTTTATAAAATATACGCTTCACATTAATTTGAAAACCTTCTTTTTTTTTGATGCGCTTTAAAGTTACTCTTCGTTGAAAACCCTAATTTTTGGTTAAACCGATTAGTGGTATTATCCATCAAATCGATGAAACCCTTTTTTTATCGATACCTGTGAACCATAGCTAATTTGACAACGTATTTTAAGTAATATACAACATCATATGGCTATGCCCTTGGCTAGATGTTAATTTTGTAATAGAACTTAACTACAATGTCATGGAACCCAAAAAAGCCACTGTACTCGTATTTTTCATTCTCGCTCAATGGACTATT from Costertonia aggregata harbors:
- a CDS encoding M15 family metallopeptidase → MKRRSFIKIGGYSGLALGIVPQWAFNIQEEEYSILELMGKADIELFGKGINLRKEAHDAFLKMKRAAYSDGIDIKMISSYRSFERQMAIWERKYITYTDDGMQPLDAIDKIIEYSTVPGTSRHHWGTDIDIVDGYRKVEGDVLVPEKFGAGGPYELFKTWMDENSTEFGYHLVYTNEPKRKGFKYEPWHYSYAPLSVPLLDTFRSKNIAMVLQKEEFEGTEHFTAGFLRNYIINNILDINPELL